In the Primulina eburnea isolate SZY01 unplaced genomic scaffold, ASM2296580v1 ctg739_ERROPOS11973397, whole genome shotgun sequence genome, one interval contains:
- the LOC140822082 gene encoding phosphatidylinositol 4-phosphate 5-kinase 6-like isoform X1, with amino-acid sequence MNKELSGIVKAWEAKLKKSQAIAKKRANSIFTRMSVAHVDDDDEICNPSESHHIEKVFPDEDIYMGQWADNCPNGHGKYLWADGCMYVGEWCKGKKMGKGKFTWPSGATYEGQFNNGFMDGEGTYTGSSNDSYKGSWVVNMKHGKGVMNYVNGDFYEGQWRRGQPDGKGRYRWSNGNQYIGHWKNGKMNGNGTMIWSIGNRYDGCWEDGLPRGNGTFRWEDGSFYVGVWSKDPREQSGTYYPSSAQVGGGFDWNPQEMYLVNLRDCRISSGEKIPIFPSQKTVNWPCEGESFQKKSAWKSYKEIDAGAKRASVDAMESNGGDHCLGSEYDLSCDVTSESLGSGREVDEGLGAEESDSSQRCSRPRIVVKPIRRQGLTISKGHKHYELMLNLQLGIRHSVGRPAPATSLDLKAMAFDPKDKIWTRFPPEGSKHTPPHQSCEFKWKDYCPLVFRTLRKLFKVDPADYMISICGNDALRELSSPGKSGSFFYLTNDDKYMIKTMKKSEVKQVLKRMLPAYYKHVRAFENTLVTKFFGLHCVRMTGPAQKKVRFVIMGNLFCTDYAIHRRFDLKGSSHGRLTDKPESDIDPTTTLKDLDLNFIFRLQKSWYQDFWRQVNRDCDFLELERIMDYSLLVGIHFREISHSGQPLNTEACVSDVQTSQQSRSDVDTYTNHNRLTSINLGSNMPARAEVTVRRNNPEAQPVGEPTGEYYDVILVFGIIDILQDYDISKKLEHAYKSFQFDATSISAVEPRQYSKRFRDFIFRIFTEDI; translated from the exons ATGAACAAAGAATTGAGTGGCATTGTGAAGGCTTGGGAGGCAAAGTTGAAGAAATCACAAGCGATTGCAAAGAAAAGGGCAAACAGCATATTTACAAGAATGTCTGTGGCCCATGTAGACGACGATGATGAAATTTGTAATCCTAGTGAGTCTCATCATATTGAAAAGGTTTTTCCCGATGAGGATATTTATATGGGACAATGGGCGGATAATTGCCCCAACGGCCATGGCAAATACTTGTGGGCGGATGGATGTATGTACGTAGGTGAATGGTGTAAAGGCAAGAAAATGGGTAAGGGGAAGTTCACCTGGCCCTCGGGTGCGACATATGAGGGACAATTCAATAATGGTTTCATGGATGGCGAAGGTACCTATACAGGGTCCTCAAATGATAGTTATAAAGGTTCTTGGGTGGTGAATATGAAGCATGGTAAAGGGGTTATGAATTACGTTAATGGTGATTTTTACGAGGGGCAGTGGCGTCGGGGGCAGCCTGATGGGAAAGGGAGGTATCGATGGAGCAATGGGAATCAGTATATTGGACATTGGAAGAATGGGAAGATGAACGGCAATGGAACTATGATTTGGAGCATTGGTAATCGATACGACGGTTGTTGGGAGGACGGTTTGCCAAGGGGAAACGGGACATTCCGTTGGGAGGATGGAAGTTTTTATGTTGGTGTGTGGAGCAAGGATCCAAGGGAGCAGAGTGGAACTTATTACCCTTCTAGTGCTCAAGTAGGTGGTGGTTTTGATTGGAATCCTCAAGAAATGTATTTGGTGAACTTGAGAGATTGTAGGATTAGTTCTGGTGAAAAGATCCCTATATTCCCTTCACAAAAGACAGTTAATTGGCCTTGTGAAGGGGAGTCCTTTCAAAAGAAATCAGCTTGGAAGAGTTACAAAGAGATTGATGCGGGGGCGAAGAGAGCATCTGTGGATGCAATGGAGAGCAATGGAGGTGATCATTGCTTGGGTTCCGAATATGATTTAAGTTGCGATGTTACTAGTGAAAGTTTAGGTTCCGGAAGAGAAGTAGACGAAGGGTTGGGAGCTGAAGAATCAGATTCCTCACAAAGATGTAGTAGGCCTCGTATCGTGGTAAAGCCAATTAGAAGGCAGGGACTTACTATATCAAAAGGCCATAAACATTACGAGCTCATGCTCAATTTGCAGCTAGGAATAAG ACATTCTGTAGGAAGACCTGCTCCAGCTACATCCCTCGATCTAAAAGCTATGGCTTTTGATCCCAAGGATAAAATATGGACACGATTTCCCCCAGAAGGATCTAAACACACCCCACCGCACCAATCTTGTGAATTCAAATGGAAAGATTACTGCCCACTAGTTTTCAG GACTCTTAGAAAGTTATTCAAGGTGGATCCTGCTGATTACATGATATCCATATGCGGCAATGATGCTCTTCGGGAGCTCTCCTCGCCTGGGAAAAGTGGAAGCTTCTTTTACTTGACAAATGAcgataaatacatgatcaaaaCCATGAAAAAGTCGGAAGTAAAA CAGGTGCTTAAAAGAATGCTACCAGCTTATTACAAACACGTTCGGGCATTTGAAAACACTCTGGTTACCAAATTTTTTGGGCTTCATTGTGTTAGGATGACTGGACCTGCACAAAAGAAG GTGCGGTTTGTCATAATGGGAAACTTATTCTGTACCGATTATGCTATCCATAGGCGTTTCGACTTGAAGGGCTCTTCCCATGGGCGGTTAACTGACAAACCTGAATCGGACATTGACCCAACAACTACTCTCAAGGACCTCGATTTGAACTTCATTTTTCGATTACAAAAGTCGTGGTACCAAGATTTCTGGAG GCAAGTGAATCGAGATTGTGACTTTCTTGAACTGGAGAGAATCATGGATTACAGTCTTTTGGTTGGTATTCACTTTCGAGAAATATCCCATTCAGGGCAACCATTAAACACCGAGGCTTGTGTTTCCGATGTTCAAACTTCACAACAATCTAGATCAGATGTAGACACTTACACCAATCATAACCG GTTGACATCGATTAACTTAGGCTCGAATATGCCAGCAAGGGCAGAAGTGACTGTGAGAAGAAACAACCCTGAGGCTCAGCCTGTTGGTGAACCTACAGGGGAGTACTATGATGTTATCCTAGTATTTGGTATAATAGACATTTTACAAGATTACGACATCAGCAAGAAACTCGAACATGCCTACAAGTCGTTCCAGTTCGATGCTACTTCAATATCTGCTGTCGAGCCTAGGCAGTACTCTAAACGTTTTCGGGATTTTATATTCAGAATTTTTACAGAAGATATTTGA
- the LOC140822082 gene encoding phosphatidylinositol 4-phosphate 5-kinase 6-like isoform X2, with protein sequence MNKELSGIVKAWEAKLKKSQAIAKKRANSIFTRMSVAHVDDDDEICNPSESHHIEKVFPDEDIYMGQWADNCPNGHGKYLWADGCMYVGEWCKGKKMGKGKFTWPSGATYEGQFNNGFMDGEGTYTGSSNDSYKGSWVVNMKHGKGVMNYVNGDFYEGQWRRGQPDGKGRYRWSNGNQYIGHWKNGKMNGNGTMIWSIGNRYDGCWEDGLPRGNGTFRWEDGSFYVGVWSKDPREQSGTYYPSSAQVGGGFDWNPQEMYLVNLRDCRISSGEKIPIFPSQKTVNWPCEGESFQKKSAWKSYKEIDAGAKRASVDAMESNGGDHCLGSEYDLSCDVTSESLGSGREVDEGLGAEESDSSQRCSRPRIVVKPIRRQGLTISKGHKHYELMLNLQLGIRHSVGRPAPATSLDLKAMAFDPKDKIWTRFPPEGSKHTPPHQSCEFKWKDYCPLVFRTLRKLFKVDPADYMISICGNDALRELSSPGKSGSFFYLTNDDKYMIKTMKKSEVKVLKRMLPAYYKHVRAFENTLVTKFFGLHCVRMTGPAQKKVRFVIMGNLFCTDYAIHRRFDLKGSSHGRLTDKPESDIDPTTTLKDLDLNFIFRLQKSWYQDFWRQVNRDCDFLELERIMDYSLLVGIHFREISHSGQPLNTEACVSDVQTSQQSRSDVDTYTNHNRLTSINLGSNMPARAEVTVRRNNPEAQPVGEPTGEYYDVILVFGIIDILQDYDISKKLEHAYKSFQFDATSISAVEPRQYSKRFRDFIFRIFTEDI encoded by the exons ATGAACAAAGAATTGAGTGGCATTGTGAAGGCTTGGGAGGCAAAGTTGAAGAAATCACAAGCGATTGCAAAGAAAAGGGCAAACAGCATATTTACAAGAATGTCTGTGGCCCATGTAGACGACGATGATGAAATTTGTAATCCTAGTGAGTCTCATCATATTGAAAAGGTTTTTCCCGATGAGGATATTTATATGGGACAATGGGCGGATAATTGCCCCAACGGCCATGGCAAATACTTGTGGGCGGATGGATGTATGTACGTAGGTGAATGGTGTAAAGGCAAGAAAATGGGTAAGGGGAAGTTCACCTGGCCCTCGGGTGCGACATATGAGGGACAATTCAATAATGGTTTCATGGATGGCGAAGGTACCTATACAGGGTCCTCAAATGATAGTTATAAAGGTTCTTGGGTGGTGAATATGAAGCATGGTAAAGGGGTTATGAATTACGTTAATGGTGATTTTTACGAGGGGCAGTGGCGTCGGGGGCAGCCTGATGGGAAAGGGAGGTATCGATGGAGCAATGGGAATCAGTATATTGGACATTGGAAGAATGGGAAGATGAACGGCAATGGAACTATGATTTGGAGCATTGGTAATCGATACGACGGTTGTTGGGAGGACGGTTTGCCAAGGGGAAACGGGACATTCCGTTGGGAGGATGGAAGTTTTTATGTTGGTGTGTGGAGCAAGGATCCAAGGGAGCAGAGTGGAACTTATTACCCTTCTAGTGCTCAAGTAGGTGGTGGTTTTGATTGGAATCCTCAAGAAATGTATTTGGTGAACTTGAGAGATTGTAGGATTAGTTCTGGTGAAAAGATCCCTATATTCCCTTCACAAAAGACAGTTAATTGGCCTTGTGAAGGGGAGTCCTTTCAAAAGAAATCAGCTTGGAAGAGTTACAAAGAGATTGATGCGGGGGCGAAGAGAGCATCTGTGGATGCAATGGAGAGCAATGGAGGTGATCATTGCTTGGGTTCCGAATATGATTTAAGTTGCGATGTTACTAGTGAAAGTTTAGGTTCCGGAAGAGAAGTAGACGAAGGGTTGGGAGCTGAAGAATCAGATTCCTCACAAAGATGTAGTAGGCCTCGTATCGTGGTAAAGCCAATTAGAAGGCAGGGACTTACTATATCAAAAGGCCATAAACATTACGAGCTCATGCTCAATTTGCAGCTAGGAATAAG ACATTCTGTAGGAAGACCTGCTCCAGCTACATCCCTCGATCTAAAAGCTATGGCTTTTGATCCCAAGGATAAAATATGGACACGATTTCCCCCAGAAGGATCTAAACACACCCCACCGCACCAATCTTGTGAATTCAAATGGAAAGATTACTGCCCACTAGTTTTCAG GACTCTTAGAAAGTTATTCAAGGTGGATCCTGCTGATTACATGATATCCATATGCGGCAATGATGCTCTTCGGGAGCTCTCCTCGCCTGGGAAAAGTGGAAGCTTCTTTTACTTGACAAATGAcgataaatacatgatcaaaaCCATGAAAAAGTCGGAAGTAAAA GTGCTTAAAAGAATGCTACCAGCTTATTACAAACACGTTCGGGCATTTGAAAACACTCTGGTTACCAAATTTTTTGGGCTTCATTGTGTTAGGATGACTGGACCTGCACAAAAGAAG GTGCGGTTTGTCATAATGGGAAACTTATTCTGTACCGATTATGCTATCCATAGGCGTTTCGACTTGAAGGGCTCTTCCCATGGGCGGTTAACTGACAAACCTGAATCGGACATTGACCCAACAACTACTCTCAAGGACCTCGATTTGAACTTCATTTTTCGATTACAAAAGTCGTGGTACCAAGATTTCTGGAG GCAAGTGAATCGAGATTGTGACTTTCTTGAACTGGAGAGAATCATGGATTACAGTCTTTTGGTTGGTATTCACTTTCGAGAAATATCCCATTCAGGGCAACCATTAAACACCGAGGCTTGTGTTTCCGATGTTCAAACTTCACAACAATCTAGATCAGATGTAGACACTTACACCAATCATAACCG GTTGACATCGATTAACTTAGGCTCGAATATGCCAGCAAGGGCAGAAGTGACTGTGAGAAGAAACAACCCTGAGGCTCAGCCTGTTGGTGAACCTACAGGGGAGTACTATGATGTTATCCTAGTATTTGGTATAATAGACATTTTACAAGATTACGACATCAGCAAGAAACTCGAACATGCCTACAAGTCGTTCCAGTTCGATGCTACTTCAATATCTGCTGTCGAGCCTAGGCAGTACTCTAAACGTTTTCGGGATTTTATATTCAGAATTTTTACAGAAGATATTTGA
- the LOC140821865 gene encoding two-component response regulator ARR17-like codes for MFNNLSSSIHSLPRIINSTHCILFFFFFFCDFVVNYRYRSIGEANMSSGIDNETTQFHVLAVDDSIIDRKLIERLLKTSSYQVTTVDSGVKALEFLGLLEDENRADINKNTNSNPTFPPTRNIHHEMEVNLIITDYCMPGITGYDLLRKIKESRLLKDIPVVIMSSENVPTRINNCLQQGAHEFFIKPVQQSDVNKLRPHLLRGKSMENQPNNIMNSSKRKPIEECSSPSRIRVKLKELELVQ; via the exons ATGTTCAACAACTTATCTTCTTCAATTCATTCTCTCCCAAGAATAATTAATTCCACACACTgtatattgtttttttttttttttttttgcgattTTGTTGTTAATTATCGATACCGATCTATCGGAGAGGCGAATATGAGTAGTGGTATAGACAACGAGACGACTCAGTTTCACGTACTAGCAGTCGATGATAGCATAATCGATAGAAAGTTAATCGAGAGGCTCCTCAAAACTTCTTCTTACCAAG TTACCACAGTAGATTCTGGAGTCAAGGCGCTCGAGTTTCTTGGATTGCTGGAAGATGAGAATCGCGCAGACATAAACAAGAACACAAACTCAAACCCAACTTTTCCTCCAACGAGGAATATTCATCat GAAATGGAAGTGAATTTGATCATCACAGACTACTGTATGCCAGGAATAACAGGCTATGACCTCCTCAGAAAGATTAAA GAATCAAGATTATTGAAGGATATCCCAGTTGTGATAATGTCCTCTGAAAATGTTCCGACGAGAATAAATAATTGTTTGCAGCAAGGAGCACATGAATTCTTCATCAAACCAGTTCAGCAATCTGATGTCAATAAACTAAGGCCACATTTATTGAGAGGGAAATCGATGGAAAATCAACCAAATAATATTATGAATAGTAGTAAAAGAAAGCCGATTGAAGAATGCTCGTCACCGAGTAGGATACGAGTAAAATTGAAGGAGTTGGAACTTGTTCAATGA